Proteins encoded by one window of Erythrobacter sp.:
- a CDS encoding methionine--tRNA ligase, producing the protein MADPFYLTTAIHYPNGRPHIGHAYETIAADVLARFHRQMGREVRFQTGTDEHGLKMAQKARDLGTTPRALADEMSGYFRELFDALDISYDRFIRTSEDEHHRASQAIWKAMEANGDLYLDRYEGWYSIRDEAYYDESELVAGEGGEKLSPQGTPVEWTVEESWFFRLSAYQDKLLALYAEQPHFIRPESRRNEVLRFVEGGLRDLSVSRTSFDWGVKVPGAEDHVMYVWVDALTNYLTGLGYPDATENMAKFWPADLHLIGKDITRFHTVYWPAFLMSAGISLPKQVFAHGFLLNRGQKESKSVGNVTDPGELASLYGVDVLRYFLLREFSFGQDGSYSREAIVSRNNSELANSFGNLAQRTLSQVFKNCEGYLPAISGHTEADAALFDHVDRVVRHEMPADYSDLAFAQALEAWMGAVFACNAYIDSEAPWALKKTDTERMQTVLATLYICIAHLAVAVIPVMPGSMAKLLDAMGIAPELRTPEAIGSHWYSPLAESDYQIAQPQGLFPRLELPEVEEAAG; encoded by the coding sequence CTATGAAACCATCGCCGCCGATGTCCTCGCCCGCTTCCACCGGCAGATGGGGCGCGAAGTGCGCTTCCAGACCGGTACCGACGAGCACGGCCTGAAGATGGCGCAGAAGGCGCGCGATCTGGGCACGACTCCTCGCGCACTCGCGGACGAGATGTCGGGATATTTCCGTGAGCTGTTCGATGCTCTGGACATTTCCTATGATCGCTTCATCCGCACCAGCGAAGACGAGCATCACCGCGCCAGCCAGGCAATCTGGAAAGCGATGGAAGCCAATGGTGACCTCTATCTGGATCGCTACGAAGGCTGGTACTCGATCCGCGACGAGGCCTATTACGACGAAAGCGAATTGGTCGCGGGCGAGGGTGGGGAGAAACTCTCCCCGCAAGGCACTCCGGTAGAATGGACGGTCGAGGAAAGCTGGTTCTTCCGCCTCTCGGCCTATCAGGACAAGCTGCTGGCGCTCTATGCCGAGCAGCCCCACTTCATCCGCCCCGAAAGCCGCCGCAATGAAGTGCTGCGCTTTGTCGAAGGCGGCCTGCGCGATCTTTCGGTCAGCCGCACCAGCTTCGACTGGGGTGTCAAGGTGCCGGGGGCCGAGGACCACGTGATGTACGTGTGGGTCGATGCGCTCACCAACTACCTCACCGGGCTGGGCTATCCCGATGCCACCGAAAACATGGCGAAGTTCTGGCCGGCGGACCTGCACCTGATTGGCAAGGACATCACCCGGTTCCACACCGTCTACTGGCCGGCCTTCCTTATGAGTGCGGGAATTTCCCTGCCCAAGCAGGTGTTCGCCCACGGCTTCCTGCTCAATCGCGGGCAGAAAGAATCGAAGTCGGTCGGCAATGTCACCGATCCCGGCGAACTGGCCTCGCTCTATGGCGTGGACGTGCTGCGATATTTCCTGCTCCGCGAATTCAGCTTCGGGCAGGATGGCAGCTATTCGCGCGAAGCCATTGTAAGCCGTAATAATTCCGAACTGGCGAACAGTTTCGGCAATCTGGCCCAGCGCACGCTCTCGCAGGTGTTCAAGAACTGCGAGGGCTATCTGCCCGCCATTTCCGGCCACACCGAGGCAGACGCCGCGCTGTTCGATCACGTCGACCGGGTGGTCCGTCACGAAATGCCCGCCGATTACAGCGATCTCGCCTTTGCCCAGGCGCTGGAAGCGTGGATGGGCGCAGTCTTCGCCTGCAACGCCTATATCGATTCCGAAGCACCATGGGCGCTGAAGAAAACCGATACCGAGCGGATGCAGACCGTGCTGGCCACGCTCTACATCTGTATCGCGCACCTTGCGGTGGCGGTGATCCCGGTGATGCCGGGCTCGATGGCGAAGCTGCTCGATGCGATGGGGATTGCCCCCGAACTGCGCACGCCTGAAGCGATCGGCTCGCACTGGTATTCGCCGCTGGCCGAGAGTGACTACCAGATTGCGCAGCCACAAGGCTTGTTCCCGCGGCTCGAATTGCCCGAGGTCGAGGAAGCGGCGGGCTGA